The genomic region GTGGAACCCAGGGCGTGCGCCACCCGGCCGATCCCGGCCAGGCACCGCGCCTCCTCGGCCACCGACCCGATGACGCGCTGGGTGTCCAGCGCCTCCCGGTAGCAGCGGTCCGCCGTCATGAGGTCGTCGTTGGCCTCGGCGGCCCGCGCCTGGCCCATGAGGGTCACCGCCACGCCCCAGCGGTGGTCCATGCCCCGCAGCAGGGCCAGCGCGGTCGTGTAGTGCTGGTCGGAGCTGGGGTAGTCGCCCTGCTGGGCGACCAGGGCCGCACGCGTGCCCAGCGCGATCGCCTCGCCCCACACGTCCCCGGCGTCACGGCACAGCCGCAGCGCCTCCTCCACCCGCACCGCCGCCCGGTCCGGCGTGCGCGAGCGCACGCCCACCAGCGCCAGGAGGTTCAGGGCGGTGCGCACGAACACGTCGTCGCCCGCCTCGCGGCACAGCCGCAACCCCTCCTCGCCCATGGACAGCGCCAGGTCGTGGTCGCGGCGGACCCGGGCCAACTGGGCGCGCCCGACCAGGGCGCGGGGCCGCGACGGCGCCTTGGCGGCCTCGTCCAGCGCCAGCAGCCGGTCCAGCCAGTGCGCGCCCTCGGAGTAGTTGTGGTGGCTCACCCAGTGGGCGGTCAGGCTCACACACAGCCGCAGGCCCGGTTCGGCGGCGCCCCGCTGGTAGGACCAGCGCAGCAGGGAGCGCAGGGTGTCGTACTCGGCGATCACCCGCTGGCGCCCGGAGTCGCGCTCGGCCCAGGGCATGCCCCGGCTCGACTCCAGCCGTCGGCCCAGGTCCTCGGCCAGGCGGAGCATCCGGGCCATCAGCCGCTCCTGGAACACCTCCGCCTCGCCCGCCGCCGCCAGCCGCTCCTGCGCGAACCGGCGCACGGCCTCCGGCAGGCGGTAGCGGACCCGGCCCTCGAACTCGCCGGTGACGGTGATCAGCGACCGGTCCAGCAGCGACGTCAGCAGGTCGAGGATGGCGGTCTCGGGCAGGGCCTCGTCGGAGCAGACCTGCTCGGCCAGCTCCAGGTCCCAGCCGCGGAACACCGACAGCCGCCGCAGCAGCAGGCGCTCGGGCTCGGGCAGCGACTCGTAGACGAAGTCCAGCACCAGCGGCAGCACCTCGTTGCGCGAGACCGCCTGGCCGGGGCCGGGCCGCGCGAACGGCGAGGCCAGGTGGGAGCGCAGGCCGCGGGCGAGCTCGTCCGGCCCGGTCTCGGGCGCGCTCGCGCCCAGCACCTCGATCGCCAGCGGCACGCCGCCCGCCAGGTCGCACACGACGGCGACGTCCTCCAGCTCCTCCGGGGACGCGGAGAAGCGGGGGTCCCGGGTCCGGGCGCGGTCCAGGAACAGCCGGACCGCCTCGCCGTCGGCCGGGTCCGGCGGCGGCGCGTTGCGCGCGGCCATGGGCGGTGCCATCGCCGGAACACGCCACACCGTCCCGCCGG from Nocardiopsis aegyptia harbors:
- a CDS encoding LuxR C-terminal-related transcriptional regulator, yielding MTAPARHNLPRPGTGFVGRERDLSDLLRLLGSSRSVTLCGADGIGKTRLALRVAEQSTASFPDGVWMADLTDARSTLEVYARVAHAVRVVEEPGQPLSATVTEALRHRRLLLVLDSCEHVANEVVGVGESLLASCPNVSVLLTSEEPIRLSGGTVWRVPAMAPPMAARNAPPPDPADGEAVRLFLDRARTRDPRFSASPEELEDVAVVCDLAGGVPLAIEVLGASAPETGPDELARGLRSHLASPFARPGPGQAVSRNEVLPLVLDFVYESLPEPERLLLRRLSVFRGWDLELAEQVCSDEALPETAILDLLTSLLDRSLITVTGEFEGRVRYRLPEAVRRFAQERLAAAGEAEVFQERLMARMLRLAEDLGRRLESSRGMPWAERDSGRQRVIAEYDTLRSLLRWSYQRGAAEPGLRLCVSLTAHWVSHHNYSEGAHWLDRLLALDEAAKAPSRPRALVGRAQLARVRRDHDLALSMGEEGLRLCREAGDDVFVRTALNLLALVGVRSRTPDRAAVRVEEALRLCRDAGDVWGEAIALGTRAALVAQQGDYPSSDQHYTTALALLRGMDHRWGVAVTLMGQARAAEANDDLMTADRCYREALDTQRVIGSVAEEARCLAGIGRVAHALGSTEQAYDYLSEGLVLSHSTGQRAEAARTLVAIARVAFGSGLREEACLLAGSATEVRSDLGLVTHEAPWPFVKVERVRRRRRRLVDWWERGRAMSLSDAVDLAERLAVDGRRPASRSPRMRKRDAGTTADSGRKHPEPREDSDGRSGTTAPTPAESEPPRSRLTQRELEIARLVSRGKSNPEIARTLFITPSTAARHVANINRKMGFHSRTQIAAWVERHRDTG